Below is a window of Halomicrobium mukohataei DSM 12286 DNA.
CATCAACGGCTTCGACGAGGTCAGGGCCGCACGGATCGCCAGCGGATCGAACCCGGCCCACCCGCTGGCAAACGCCCCCGACCAGTACGCACACGTCAACGACGAGCCGGCCCGCTGTGTGCTCCCCGAGACGCCGACCGTCGACGAGCAGGTCCCTCCGCCCTCGCGCTCGAACCGAGGCGGCGCGAGCGACTGACGACGATCAGTCGTCCTGTGCGTCGACGACTGCCACGCCCGCCATGTTGACGATGTCTTTGACTTCGTCGCCACGCTGGAGGACGTGGACCGGCTTGTCCATGCCGACCAGCATCGGGCCGATCGCCTCTGCACCGCCGAGGCGCTGGAGGAGCTTGTAGCCGATGTTGCCCGCTTCGAGGCTCGGGAACACGAGGACGTTCGCCGGGTCGTCCAGTTCGGAGAACTCGTAGGTCCCCTGGAGGATGTCCTCGACGACGGCCGTGTCGGCCTGCATCTCGCCGTCGACCGGGAAGTCCGTCGCCGGGTCCTCCCGGAGGCGCTCGGCGGCGCGACGCGGTGCCCGCGTGCTCGGGGAGTCGACGCTGCCGAAGTTCGAGTACGACAGCATGGCCGCGCGGGGCTCGACGTTGAACCGCCGTGCCAGCTCGGCCGTGTGACGGGTCACTTCCGTGAGCACGTCCGCGTCGGGGTCCGTGTTGACAGTGGTGTCCGCACAGAAGACGACCCTGTTGCGGAAGGTGAGCATGTAGACTCCCGCTGCGTACTCGGCTTCCGGTGCGGTCCCGACGATCTGGAGTGGGGGCCGCAGCGCGGAGGGGTAGTGGTGGGTCAGCCCGGTCAACATCGCGTCGGCGTCGCCCATCTCCACCATCACGCTGCCCAGGTAGTTGCCGTCGGTGACGAGTTCGTCGGCCTCGCGTCGCGTGACGCCTTTCCGCTGTCGCAGTTCGTACAGCCGATCTGCGTACTCGTCGAGGCCGCCCTCGTCGGGATCGACGATCTCCGGCTCGAAGGCCAGCCCGAGCGTGTCGGTGATCGCCGAGATCCGGTCCCGGTCGCCCAGCAAGACCGGCTCGGCGATCCCTTGCTCGATCAGCTGGTAGGCCGCGCGGATCATCTTCTCGTCGTCGCCCTCGGCCAGCACTACCCGTTTGGGGTCGCTCTTTGCCTTGTTGAGCACGACTCGCATCATCTCGCGGGACTTGCCGAGCCGCGCCTCCAGCCGTTCGACGTAGTCGTCGAGGTCGATGCTCTTGCGTGCTGCGCCGGAGTCCATCGCCGCCTCCGCGACGGCGGGAGTCACCTCGAAGAGGACCCTGGGGTCCAGCGGCTTGGGGATGATGTACTCGGGACCGAACTGCAGCGGCTGGTCGCCGTAGGCCTTGACGACGGCGTCTGGCACGTCCTGACGGGCGAGTCGAGCCAGCGCGCGGGCCGCCGCGACCTTCATCTCCTCGTTGATCTCGGTCGCGCGCACGTCGAGCGCACCGCGGAAGATAAACGGGAATCCGAGGACGTTGTTGACCTGGTTGGGGTAGTCCGACCGCCCCGTGGCCATGATGACGGTGTCGTCGCGAGCGGCCTTCGCCGTCTCGTAGTCGATCTCCGGGTCGGGATTGGCCATCGCGAAGATGATCGGTTCGCTCGCCATCGATCGGACCATCGCCTCGTCGACGACGCCACCGACCGAGAGGCCGACGAACGCGTCGGCACCGGCCAGTGCGTCGGCGAGGTCGCCGCCGGTCCCCTCGCTGGCGAACTCCGCCTTGTAGCGGTTCAGTCCGTCGTTCTCGACGCGGTCGGCAGTGATGATCCCCGAGGAGTCACACATCGTGATGTTCTCTTTGCGGACTCCCAGAGAGACGTAAAAGCGGGCCGAGGCGATGGCGCTCGCCCCGGCACCGGAGAAGACGATCTCCATCTCTTCGAGCTCTTTGTCCACGATGTCGGCCGCGTTCAGCAGCGCCGCCCCGGAGATGATCGCGGTCCCGTGCTGGTCGTCGTGGAACACGGGCACGTCCATCCGTTCGCGTAGCTCGCGCTCGATCTCGAAGCAGGCCGGCGCGGCGATGTCTTCGAGGTTGATCCCGCCGAAGGTCGGTCCCATCGCGTCGACGGCCTCGATCATCGCGTCGGGGTCGTCGGTGTCGAGTTCGAGGTCGAACACGTCGATGTCGGCGAACCGCTTGAACAGCACGCCCTTTCCCTCCATCACCGGCTTGGACGCCTCGGGGCCGATGTCGCCGAGGCCGAGCACCGCGGAGCCATCGGAGACGACGGCCACGAGGTTCCCGCGTGCGGTGTACTTGAAGGCGTCCTCCGGGGTCTCGTGAATCGCCTCACAGGGCGCGGCCACGCCCGGCGAGTACGCCAGCGAGAGGTCTCGCTGGGTGTTGGTCGGCTTCGTCGTCGCGATCTCGATCTTTCCGGGCGGTGCCCGGCCGTGGTAGTCGAGGGCGTCCTCGTCGAGTCCCATACGTGGCCGTCGATCCCGACGGTAAAAAAGGCCCGTTTCCCGTCAACAGACGAATGGTACTACGACGGTCGTGGAACTGTGTCGGCAGTCTCGGACGGCCGCGAGACGAGCGGCTACCTGCTCGTCAGTTCGTCGACGCGGTCGGTGAGTTCGTCGACGGCCGTCTGTTGCTGGTGCGTGGCCGACACGATCTGGCCGGTCGCCGTCTCGGCCTCTTGGGCGTGTTCCCTGGCTTCCTCGACGATCGACGTGATGTTCTCGATCGCAGTCGCCTGATCGTCGTTGGCGTCGGCGACCTCCTGAATCCCGCTCGTGGCCTCCTCGACCGCCTCCGTGATTTCGTCGAGCGCCGTGAGCGCCTCGTCGATCTCGGACTCCGCTCGTTGGACCCGTTCGTGGGAGTGGTCGACCATGTCGGCGGTCTCGGCCGCCTGCTCCTGAATCGCGTCGATACTCGCGGAGATATCCGAGGCGTGGTCGCTGGTCTCGTTCGCGAGGCTCTTGACCTCGTTGGCGACGACGGCGAACCCGCTCCCGCTCTCGCCCGCGCGGGCCGCCTCGATGTTGGCGTTGAGCGCGAGCATGTTCGTCTGCTCGGCCACGTCGGCGATAATGTCGACGATCTCGTTGACCTCGTCCATCTGGGACTCGAGATCCGTCACGCTGTCGACGAGGTCCTCGCTCGTCTCGGTGAGGTTGTCCGTGACCGCTTTGACCGCCTGGCCGGCGTCGGATCCCTCTTCGGCGGCGTCGCGAGCCCGCTGTGCCGCCGACGCCACCTCGCTCGACGTGGCGGCGACCTCCTCCATCCCGGCACCGATCTCCTGGACGGTATCGGCGGCCGTCGTCAGCGACGTGGCCTGCTTCTCGACGCGTTCCTCGACCGCTTCGGCGGCGTTCGTGGTCTGTTCGATCGTCGACGCGAGCGCCTGGGCCTGGTCGTCGACCTTGTGGGTCAACCGTTCGACCTGCTCGGCCATCTCGTTGAGCGACTCGACGACTTCACACAGCTGGTCGTCGACGTGTTCCTTGCCGTCGTCCTCGGTGAACGAGGCTCGGGCGTCGAGCTGCCCTCGCTGGAGTGCCCCCATCGTCGACTCGACTTCCTCGACCAGCGTCTCGATCGCCTCGTGGCGCTCGGCCTCTTCGGTCCGATCCTGGACCATCTCGACGACGGCGACCAGCTCGTCCCCGTCGTAGATCGGGGCCGCACTGAACGAGATGTGTCGCTCGCTGCCGTGTTGATCGGCCATCACGCTCCGGTCCCGATAGAGCGTGAATCCGGCGTCTTCGACTTTCGGCACGTCGTACTCCAGATGAGTTCGTTCGGGGGCGTCGAGTACCTTGTCGGCCAGCGTCTTCCCGCGCCGACCGTCGGGGTAGAAGGCCATACTGGCCATCTCCATCTCCTTGGCGTCCGTCTCCGAGACGCCGGTGAGGTCCTCAAGCGAGCGGTTCCACGTCAGAATCTCCCCATCGGGGTCGAGGACGAACAGCGGCGTTCCGACGTGGTGGAGCACGTCGTGGTAATCGAACCGATCCGTCGCCTCCGACGCCGCGTCTCCGTCGCCGTCGGCCTCGAAGGCCTCGATACCGGTTCGGGAGACGAACTGCGCGGTTTCCAGGCGCTCTCGGAGCTCGCGCTCGACCGCGTCGATCGAATTCTGGGCATCCGGGCCGACCTCCTTCCGGAGCCGCTCGAAGGCGTCTTCGACGAGCGACTCGGTGACGAGTTCCTGTGTGGTGAGGAACGCCGAGCGGCTGGCACCGACCTGATCGTACTCCGCCACCAGATCCGCAACGTCGGAGCGGTCGAGCGCGAACTGCCGGTCGACCTGGCGACGACCGACCGCAGCGGCGTCGGATACCTCGAAGACGGCGTCCAGTTGCGACGCGTCGACGTCGACGACATCACCCTCGGACTGTGACTCTCTCCGACCGACCGTTCCGCCGTCCGGTCGCGCCTCCGTTTCCGTCGTGTCGCTCGGCCCGAGCGCGTCGACGATGGCGTCGAACATATCTCTTGTTCCTTGCTCCACTGGTGTGGTAGATAAACGTATCCACGCTGGTATCAAACCAGATAACACTGTCGGCCGTTACTCCGTGACGGTCTTCGCCACTCGGGGTGGCGAAAGCGTGCACCGAGGTACGACCGGTGGTATACCCCGATGGCCGCGACAGAGAGAATGGGATAAGTGCGTGGGGCCGATAGCACGACTATGACGAGTCGTTTCCGTCGGCTGTTGCTCACCACGACGGCCGGAACGCTCCTCCTGATGCTCGTCGGGCTCTACACCGCCTACAAGGGCGCAGGGTTGACCTGTGAACAGCGATGGCCGCTCTGTGACGGCTGGATGGGCCTGTTCCCCGCGAACCTCGTGAGTTTCATCGAGTGGTCCCACCGGCTGCTGGCGATGCTCGTCGGCTTCGCGCTGCTTGGCGTCCTGTATCTCGCCTGGCGACGCCAGGACGACCGTCGGGTGAAGTGGGCCGTCACCGCCGCCGTCGTACTGCTCCCCTCCCAGATCATCCTCGGTGCGCTGACGGTGACGGAGTTTACTGCCCTGATCACCGCGGCGCACTTCTTTACCGCCTCGCTCATCCTGCTCTGTCTCACGGCGGCCTGTGTCTGGACCGTCGAACCGCCGTCTGTCGGTGGACTCCGCACGCTGGCGATCCTCGCTGCTGTGGCGGTCCCCTTCCACCTCGCGCTCGACGGCTCCCTGTTTGCGGTGCCGGTCAGCGTGCTCACCGGCTACTACGCCCTCTCTTTCCTCCTCTGGGGCGCGCTCGTCGCGGGGGCGCTGTGGGCACACGGCCACGGACTCCCTCGTGCGCGTCTCCTCTTCGCGCTGGGCAGTGCCGTCACCTGGTTCGACATGCTCGTCGCACGCCGGAAGTTCGGGCTCGACCAGACGCTGACGGACGCGGGTGCGGTGGTCGTCCTCGTCCTGATCGCGGGCGCGATCTGGACGCTCTCGAAGCGGTCGAAGACCGGCGGTCTGGCCGCGACGCGGGCGGACTGATACGGATTATTGTAGCGATTTACCGGTGATCGTCTACTCCGTGGCGACGATCACCGGTAAGCAACTACAAGAAACCGTATGATACGGACTGCCGGTCGGCGATCGTCACATGAAATCGGAGAGCCCGGACTGCTGGTCGCCGTCGTCGCTCTCTTGGCTGCCGTCGCTGTCGTCCGCCTCCCCGTCGTCGCCCGCGGGCTCACCGCCAAGCGTCGCCTGTCCACCGTCGTCAGTGTCGTCGTGGGTGTCGTCTGTGCCGGTCGCGTCCTGTGTCGTCTCGCCGGCACTGGCACCCTCGAAGGCACCGTCCGACCCCTCGACTGCGGCCTCCTCTCGAAGCTCCTCGGCGTCCTCGACGATCGACTGGACCTTGTTGGTGTCTTTTCCCGACCCGGTGACGAAGGCGACGTGGCTGGCGTCCATCTCGTACTGGGCGGCCATCGCGACGGTGAGTTCGCGGTTCTTGCAGTGGTGAGTCATCGTTGCGAGGAAGGGCATGATCTCCCGGCGTGCAGTGCGCATGCTGACGCCGTTGACGGCGGCGATCTGCTGGGCGATGTGGTCTCGCGTGTTGCGCGTGCCCTTCGAGCGGCCCAGCTTCGACCAGTAGCTCGGGGGGCCGTAGCGAGTCCAGCCGCCCTTCGTTCCCTCGCGGGCGGCGGCGACTCCGGCGGTCATGTTGTCGCCCGCGTAGCGCCAGAACGAGTAGTTCTGCTTCGCGCGTACGCGCCCGAGCCAGCGGTCGGCGTTGGCGAGAAACTCGTAGGCAGTCGTCAGCTCGCTGCCCGCGTACTCTTTGGGCATGTTGTCCTCGATCCAGTTGATGAGGTCGTCGGGCGTCTCGTCGACGTCGTAGCTCGCTTCGAGTGCTTCTTGGGGACCGGCTTCTTTCAACAGGAGATCGAGGTAGTCGAAGATCCCCTCCGTCGTGTCGCGCTCGCCGGTGACCACGTCGTCGGCGGCGAGGTGGTCCCGGCCCTCCGCAAGCGCCTGGAGGTCCTTGATCGCTCCCCGGAGGTCGCCGTCGTTCATCTCGGCGATCTCGGTCAGGGCCTCGTCGTCGAACGCGATCTCCTCCTGGCGGAGCACGTCCCGCAACACCGGCACGATCGAGCGCTTGCCCACGTCGCGGAACTCGATGTCATCACAGGCGTTGCGCAGCCCGTTGCTCATCTCGTAGAACTCGTTTGCGATGAGGATCATCGGCTGGTTGGCCTCTTTGACCAGCGACGTGATCGCCCGCGCTCCCCCGCGGTCGGCGTTGCCGTGGATGTTGTCGGCCTCGTCCATGACGACGAGCCGTCGTCCCGCTCCGCCCGCCGTGAGCGTTCCCGACTTTGCCGCCTCCCCGGCGACTTTCTCGATGACGTCTTTCGTTCGGGAGTCCGAGGCGTTGAGCTCGATCGTCGGCCACTCCATGTCGTTGGCCAGCGCGTGGGCCGCGGAGGTCTTCCCGATCCCCGGCGCGCCGTGGAGGATGACGGCCTCGCGGTGGTCCTCCCAGCTCTCGGCCCACTCTCGCAGGGCGTCGCGGGCCTTGTCGTTGCCCCGCACCTCCGCCAGCGTCGTCGGGCGGTATCGCTCCGTCCAGTCGGCCATTGACGTGTGCTTGGCGCGAGGCTCGTTTAGGGATTGCGGAGCGGGAGCGATCGTCGTCTCGAAAGAGAGACTGCCGGAACGGCAGGATGTCCACGGAGGATGGGGATGGAAGCGTGTGAGGTGGGCATCTGCCGTGCCGCATTGCGTTCACCGCTCGCCCTTGGGGAAGTGAGCGAGCGGCGGTGGCAACTGATGGCTTCGTACCGGCACTGTGGAGGGCACCGGTGTCTGGTGGTATCCGGCTGCCCCACATAAAACTATTGGAATTATTATAGTAACAATGGAACCGATTTACACACCGATCGCACTGCAGTCGTGCGATCGGGTGTGCATTGATTTTCAATGGCTACTATAGACAGCGTGTCGCGCCGCCGTCGACACCGACTACAGATCGCACGACGATGCGGGCGGCTCCTCACAGCCGGGTTCCATACCGCGTTTGACAGCGCGTAGTTCGAGGTTGTTGTCGATAGACTCCGTCTGTGCTCGACCGCGAACGATCGGGACCGAACGGATAGACTGGTGGTCACAGGCCCGCATCTCCTGTGTTCCCGCACCGGCTGCGTACCCAAGTCCTTCGAGTTCCGTCCGAAGCGCTGTGGCGTCGAAGCTCCCGGCTCGTTCGGCGGCGTGGGCAAAGAGGACGACCTGTGCGTAGACGGTCTGTGCCGGTCCCGGTGCGACGAGCGCGTCCGAGTCCGACCGCCCGTACTCGCGCTGGTAGGCCTCGCCGAAGGTGCCGGCCAGTGGGGTCCCCAGATCCTCGTGCCAGCCTGTCGTACCGTAGATTCCCGCCACCCGGTCCCCGAGCAAGTCCGCGATCGACTGCGTGAGATACGGCACTACCACCGTCGTATCCTCGGAGAGCGTGTCTCTGGCCCACTGGATCGCGTTGACGGCGTCCAGTCCGAACACGTCGAGAAAGACGAGTGTCACGTCGGAGAGGGTCCCCTCGTTGATTGCCGACTCGAAGTTCGTCGTTCCCGGGCGGACCGCGATACCCCCCGTCGGCCGCCAGGGGAGGTCACGGCGGGAGACGACATCGCTGATCGAGTGGAACAGGTCGTTGCCTTCCGGTGCGTCGGCGTAGACGTGGAAGGTCGACTGCTGGCTCGTGATGTCGCTGGCGAGCTCGGACACGAGCGACCGGGCCAGCGTCGTGGAGTTGAACAGGTGCCGGTAGACGTGGGGCGAGCAGCCGCTCCCGGTGAGTGCGTCGACCGTCGACGAGCCGACGAAGTACGGCGTCTCGTACTCGTCGGCGAGGTCGCGATTGGTCTGTGCGACGGATCCGGCGACGCCGCCAAACACCGCCGCGAACTCGTCGCCGTCGAGACGCGGGCGCACCTTCGATTCGGTCGTCGCGGGGCTGCCCTCCGTGTCCAGCACGGCAGTCTCGACGGTCGAGCCCAGCACGCCGTCGCCCGAGAGGGAACCGTACTCGGAGTCGTCGACGATCCCACCCCCTTCGTTGAGGTGCCTGACGGCCAGTTCGAACCCGTCGCGTTCGTGCTCACCGACGGGAGCGTAGTGGCCCGTCTCGGGTGCCGTGAGCGCGATCGTGACCGACCCGTCGCCGCTGCTCGTCGCGGTGGATGAGCTATCAGATCCCAGACAGCCGGCGAGTGCCAGCGTTCCAGCACCGCCGACAGATTCGAGCATTCGCCGCCGCGTGACGCGCGAACGACGCCCGTCGCAGTCCTCAGTGGTCATGGATCACAGTTGGTAAACCACCTCATATATCGTTTTGGGTATACGTTCTGTTCGTGAGATTCGAGATGAATCGAGGACCGGGATGTCGGCTCGATGGGATCGTCTCACTCGTCGAGCGGCGACGGCGTCGTCACTCGCACGGGGTTCGCGATGAGAGTAACTGACCGGGGAGGGCTCCGAACTTGCGAGAGACTCACTTCGTTCGTCTCACGTACCCTCGCTCACTGCCGTTCGCGAGGACCTACCGGGTTCGTCGCCCGGGCATACCATGACAGACTCGTCACTCACTGTCGTTCGTGACTCGCATAGTAATGGTATGCCCGGGGAGGGCTCCGAACCCTCGATCTCCGCATGACTCAGGTCGCAGGCGCGACGAACGCCTGCTGTCATGCCGGGTTGGTACCGCGTGAGTCTGACGACCCTATGAGTGCGGCGCTATGTCCAGCTAAGCCACCCGGGCGCGGTGCATTCGTTCGTTGTCCGGAGGTGCTCTTTAACGTTCTCATCTAGTGGCGGTCCGTGACGCTCTGGCACCCGCGGATTTAAGCCACCGGACTGGTACATGACCACCATGGAGATACCAGACCTCGTCCGGCAAGCGCTCGGGGACGAGGAGGTCACGGCCGGCGTCAACCTCGGGGACGAAGACGCCGTCTGTTTCACCCCGACGCGGACGCTCGTCTACAGGGGCGAAGGGTTGCTGAGTGACGAAGGGGTCGGCGAGTACGCCCACGACTTCGAACGCCTCTCGATTTCCGAGGGTCGCCGGAAGACGAAGTTCACGATGACCTACGTCGACGACAAGGACTCGTTTGCCGTCCCCGGCAAGCGTACCAGCGCGGTCCTCGAACGCCTGCTGGAGGGGAACCTCCGCGTCAAGGGCGTCATCGCGGACGACGAGGGCGTCAGCGGCGTCTTCCGCTTCAGCGAACTGACGCTGGTCGTCACCGAGTCGCGCCTGCTCAAACACATCGGCGAGTACACCTGGGCCGGCGACTTCGAGTCGTATCACTACGACGACGTGACGGGGCTGCACTTCGAGGAGGGGAGCGTCGCGACGGCGGTCGTCCTCGAAGCCGACGGCCGTCCGGAACGCATCAAAGCGCCCAACGATCAGGCCGGGCTGTTCCGCAAGACGCTGGAGGGGTCGCTCTTCGCGTACCACGACGTGGACTCGCTCGGCGAACTCAACCACGCTCTCGAAGTCGACGAGACGGACGGCGAGACCGACGACGAGGAGGCGAGCCCCAGCGGGTCGGACGGTCTCGGACTCGACTCGGGCATCGATCCGCTGGTCGGCGACGACGAGGACGCGGACCCCTCGGACGAGCGACCGGCCGCGGCCGCCGGACAGCGTCAGTCGGCCGCCTCGGTCACCTCACAACGTGACGCGACCGGGTCCAGACAGGCGTCTCCGAGCGCCGACGGCACCACGAACGATGCCGACCTCGCGGCCGTCGAAGAGCAACTCGCGACGCTGACCGAGACGATCGAACAGCAAAACGAACTCCTCGCGAAACAACAGCAGACGATCAAGCAACTGATCAAAGAGCTCCGGCAGGGCCGCTAGTCGCGCCCGAGCACTTTCCTGATACACGTCGAGCCGAAGGGGCCGAGTTCGTCGCTGTCGAACTGGACGAAGTGGCCCTCGGAGATGCCCGCGCCACAGCGCTGGCAGTCGAACTCGCCCTCTTTGACGACGACGTCGCTCTCGAAGCTGACGAACGTGCCCGTCGCGGTCGGCCGGACCGTCCCGTCCTCGCGTTCGACGACACCCTCACGCTGTGCGGCCGTCAGGATCTCGCGCTGGACTGCCGGATCGGTGGTAACGATCTCGATGCGGTCCATCGCGTCCTTGACCGACAGCTCGGCGTGTTCGAGGTGGGCGAGCAGTTCCAGACCGAGCGCGACGCGATCGTCGGACGGCACGGTCGGAGCATCGACGGCGACGCTGGTAAACGTTCGGCTGCTCCGTCGAGCGCCGCTCCGGTCGCCGGGGAGTCGGACCACAAGAGGTTTCACACTGCGAACGCCGTTTTCGACCGATGAAACAGTCGACGCGACGGCAACTCGGGGGTGTCGTGGCCTTCGCCGCGCTCGTGCTCGTCGCGTCGCTGGTGCTCTCGCCCCGGCAGCTGCTCGACGAGGTCGCACATCTCTCGGCACATCCCCTCCAGTTCGGCGCGGCGCTGCTCGTGTTGTATCTCGTTCGCCCGCTGTTTGCCTGGCCGATCAGTCCGATCTCCGCGCTCGTGGGCTACGTACTGGGCCTCCGGTACGGGATCCCTGTCGCACTGGTCGGAGCGACGCTGACGACGATCCCGCCCTTCCTGTTCGCCCGCTATGCCGGGCGTAGCGGCGGCGGGCTGTTCGCCCGGCTCAACGACGCGGGCCGGCGGTTCATCTCTGTCACGGGCGCGACCCGCGGCGTTCTCGCGGCACGCCTCTCGCCGCTCCCCGCGGATCCGGTCTCGTACGGTGCCGGCTTCTCCGGCGTCTCGACGCGGGCCTACGTCGTCGGGACGTTCCTCGGAGAGATCCCGTGGGTGTTCGTGGAGGTGCTCGCCGGTGCGTCGATGCGGACCCTCTCGACCGAGGGGCTGAGCGCGGGCCTGCACGTGCTGCTTGGCTCGTTCGCGGTGGCTGTCGTGTTGCTGGCGGGGCCCGCGTACCGTCACGTCCGGTCGGCTCGTCCCTCGCGCAACTAGGTCGTGACCTCGAAGCGCGCACCGCCCGCGTCGCTTCGTCCGACCGTGATCGACCAGTCGTGAGCCCTCACGATGGTGTCGACGATCGCCAGTCCGAATCCGGTCCCCTCCTCGCTGGTCGTGAACCCCCGTTCGAAGATCGTCTCACGCTGGCTCGGCGGAATCCCGTCCCCGTCGTCGACGACGGCGAACCCGTCGTCGGTGTCGACGACGCGGACCGTCTCGGCTCCGCCGTGGGTGATCGCGTTGCAAAACAGGTTGTCGAACAGTTCCTGGAGTCGGTCGAAGTCGGCCTCGACGCGGCTGTCGGTCTCGGCGACGAGATCCTTCTCGTCGGCGTCGAGTTGCGACCAGGCCGCCTGGGCGACCACGTCGAGAGCGACCGGTTCGAGGTCGCCGACCCGCCGTCCCTGGCGGGCGAGGGTGAGGAGGTCGCCGATGAGCGCTTCCATCCGATGGGCGGCGTCGGCCGCGTCGTCGAGGTGTTCGAGCTCGCCGGTCGCAATAGCGTGGTTGACACGTCCCTGAACGACGTTGAGCGGGCTCCGGAGGTCGTGGCTGACGACGCTGGCGAACTGTTCGAGCTGTCGCTCCCGCTGTTTGCGCTCGCTGATGTCCCGGATGACTCCGGCGGTCCCTCTGAACCGCCCGTCGTCGGCCGGCAGCAGGGCGACGTGGTTCTCGCAGGTGATCCGGGTTCCGTCGGCCGTCTGGAGTCCCATCTCGAAGGTCCCGTTCGTCCGATCCGGGTCGGCGAGCAGTTCGGCGATGAGGTCTTCCCCGGCCGCAACGTCTTCCGGGGTCATCAGCTTCGAGATGTGCTCGCCGATCAGTCGATCGCGGTCGTAGCCCGAGAGCGCCTCCATCGCGTCGTTGACGACGGTGAACTGCCCTTCGGCGTCGAGCGTGTAGACGGGATCCCCAACCGCCTGCAGGATCGTCTCGTAGCGCTCTAGCTCTCGTTGGCGTTCGGTC
It encodes the following:
- a CDS encoding DUF7115 domain-containing protein, with product MEIPDLVRQALGDEEVTAGVNLGDEDAVCFTPTRTLVYRGEGLLSDEGVGEYAHDFERLSISEGRRKTKFTMTYVDDKDSFAVPGKRTSAVLERLLEGNLRVKGVIADDEGVSGVFRFSELTLVVTESRLLKHIGEYTWAGDFESYHYDDVTGLHFEEGSVATAVVLEADGRPERIKAPNDQAGLFRKTLEGSLFAYHDVDSLGELNHALEVDETDGETDDEEASPSGSDGLGLDSGIDPLVGDDEDADPSDERPAAAAGQRQSAASVTSQRDATGSRQASPSADGTTNDADLAAVEEQLATLTETIEQQNELLAKQQQTIKQLIKELRQGR
- a CDS encoding NADP-dependent malic enzyme, yielding MGLDEDALDYHGRAPPGKIEIATTKPTNTQRDLSLAYSPGVAAPCEAIHETPEDAFKYTARGNLVAVVSDGSAVLGLGDIGPEASKPVMEGKGVLFKRFADIDVFDLELDTDDPDAMIEAVDAMGPTFGGINLEDIAAPACFEIERELRERMDVPVFHDDQHGTAIISGAALLNAADIVDKELEEMEIVFSGAGASAIASARFYVSLGVRKENITMCDSSGIITADRVENDGLNRYKAEFASEGTGGDLADALAGADAFVGLSVGGVVDEAMVRSMASEPIIFAMANPDPEIDYETAKAARDDTVIMATGRSDYPNQVNNVLGFPFIFRGALDVRATEINEEMKVAAARALARLARQDVPDAVVKAYGDQPLQFGPEYIIPKPLDPRVLFEVTPAVAEAAMDSGAARKSIDLDDYVERLEARLGKSREMMRVVLNKAKSDPKRVVLAEGDDEKMIRAAYQLIEQGIAEPVLLGDRDRISAITDTLGLAFEPEIVDPDEGGLDEYADRLYELRQRKGVTRREADELVTDGNYLGSVMVEMGDADAMLTGLTHHYPSALRPPLQIVGTAPEAEYAAGVYMLTFRNRVVFCADTTVNTDPDADVLTEVTRHTAELARRFNVEPRAAMLSYSNFGSVDSPSTRAPRRAAERLREDPATDFPVDGEMQADTAVVEDILQGTYEFSELDDPANVLVFPSLEAGNIGYKLLQRLGGAEAIGPMLVGMDKPVHVLQRGDEVKDIVNMAGVAVVDAQDD
- a CDS encoding ABC transporter substrate-binding protein, translated to MTTEDCDGRRSRVTRRRMLESVGGAGTLALAGCLGSDSSSTATSSGDGSVTIALTAPETGHYAPVGEHERDGFELAVRHLNEGGGIVDDSEYGSLSGDGVLGSTVETAVLDTEGSPATTESKVRPRLDGDEFAAVFGGVAGSVAQTNRDLADEYETPYFVGSSTVDALTGSGCSPHVYRHLFNSTTLARSLVSELASDITSQQSTFHVYADAPEGNDLFHSISDVVSRRDLPWRPTGGIAVRPGTTNFESAINEGTLSDVTLVFLDVFGLDAVNAIQWARDTLSEDTTVVVPYLTQSIADLLGDRVAGIYGTTGWHEDLGTPLAGTFGEAYQREYGRSDSDALVAPGPAQTVYAQVVLFAHAAERAGSFDATALRTELEGLGYAAGAGTQEMRACDHQSIRSVPIVRGRAQTESIDNNLELRAVKRGMEPGCEEPPASSCDL
- a CDS encoding COX15/CtaA family protein, coding for MTSRFRRLLLTTTAGTLLLMLVGLYTAYKGAGLTCEQRWPLCDGWMGLFPANLVSFIEWSHRLLAMLVGFALLGVLYLAWRRQDDRRVKWAVTAAVVLLPSQIILGALTVTEFTALITAAHFFTASLILLCLTAACVWTVEPPSVGGLRTLAILAAVAVPFHLALDGSLFAVPVSVLTGYYALSFLLWGALVAGALWAHGHGLPRARLLFALGSAVTWFDMLVARRKFGLDQTLTDAGAVVVLVLIAGAIWTLSKRSKTGGLAATRAD
- a CDS encoding methyl-accepting chemotaxis protein — encoded protein: MFDAIVDALGPSDTTETEARPDGGTVGRRESQSEGDVVDVDASQLDAVFEVSDAAAVGRRQVDRQFALDRSDVADLVAEYDQVGASRSAFLTTQELVTESLVEDAFERLRKEVGPDAQNSIDAVERELRERLETAQFVSRTGIEAFEADGDGDAASEATDRFDYHDVLHHVGTPLFVLDPDGEILTWNRSLEDLTGVSETDAKEMEMASMAFYPDGRRGKTLADKVLDAPERTHLEYDVPKVEDAGFTLYRDRSVMADQHGSERHISFSAAPIYDGDELVAVVEMVQDRTEEAERHEAIETLVEEVESTMGALQRGQLDARASFTEDDGKEHVDDQLCEVVESLNEMAEQVERLTHKVDDQAQALASTIEQTTNAAEAVEERVEKQATSLTTAADTVQEIGAGMEEVAATSSEVASAAQRARDAAEEGSDAGQAVKAVTDNLTETSEDLVDSVTDLESQMDEVNEIVDIIADVAEQTNMLALNANIEAARAGESGSGFAVVANEVKSLANETSDHASDISASIDAIQEQAAETADMVDHSHERVQRAESEIDEALTALDEITEAVEEATSGIQEVADANDDQATAIENITSIVEEAREHAQEAETATGQIVSATHQQQTAVDELTDRVDELTSR
- a CDS encoding DUF5830 family protein, whose translation is MPSDDRVALGLELLAHLEHAELSVKDAMDRIEIVTTDPAVQREILTAAQREGVVEREDGTVRPTATGTFVSFESDVVVKEGEFDCQRCGAGISEGHFVQFDSDELGPFGSTCIRKVLGRD
- a CDS encoding replication factor C large subunit; this encodes MADWTERYRPTTLAEVRGNDKARDALREWAESWEDHREAVILHGAPGIGKTSAAHALANDMEWPTIELNASDSRTKDVIEKVAGEAAKSGTLTAGGAGRRLVVMDEADNIHGNADRGGARAITSLVKEANQPMILIANEFYEMSNGLRNACDDIEFRDVGKRSIVPVLRDVLRQEEIAFDDEALTEIAEMNDGDLRGAIKDLQALAEGRDHLAADDVVTGERDTTEGIFDYLDLLLKEAGPQEALEASYDVDETPDDLINWIEDNMPKEYAGSELTTAYEFLANADRWLGRVRAKQNYSFWRYAGDNMTAGVAAAREGTKGGWTRYGPPSYWSKLGRSKGTRNTRDHIAQQIAAVNGVSMRTARREIMPFLATMTHHCKNRELTVAMAAQYEMDASHVAFVTGSGKDTNKVQSIVEDAEELREEAAVEGSDGAFEGASAGETTQDATGTDDTHDDTDDGGQATLGGEPAGDDGEADDSDGSQESDDGDQQSGLSDFM